A region of Fusobacteriaceae bacterium DNA encodes the following proteins:
- a CDS encoding nucleotidyltransferase domain-containing protein, translated as MSMRQEQVKEMLGKVNGYARELFGNRLDSVILFGSYAKGSYDEESDIDIMIIADVERQELAKYRYDFAHYGTGLDLEYGVFHSFTLQDKKTFTEWQDSIPFYQNVLAEGIVYDGQQ; from the coding sequence ATGAGCATGAGGCAGGAGCAGGTAAAGGAAATGCTGGGGAAGGTAAACGGATATGCTCGGGAACTTTTCGGCAACCGTTTGGATTCGGTTATTCTTTTCGGTTCTTATGCCAAAGGAAGCTACGATGAGGAATCGGATATCGATATCATGATCATTGCGGATGTCGAGCGGCAAGAGCTCGCCAAATATCGCTATGATTTCGCCCATTACGGAACCGGCTTGGATCTCGAATATGGAGTATTTCACTCGTTCACTTTGCAGGACAAAAAGACGTTTACGGAATGGCAAGATTCCATTCCGTTCTATCAAAATGTGCTTGCGGAGGGGATCGTGTACGATGGACAGCAATAG
- a CDS encoding nucleotidyltransferase substrate binding protein, producing MEDQEIRWKQRFKHFVKAFTLLRSALEDKEIDDFDDLQQEGLVQRFEYTFELLWKTL from the coding sequence ATGGAAGATCAGGAGATTCGTTGGAAGCAAAGGTTCAAACACTTTGTCAAGGCATTTACATTACTTCGGTCCGCCTTGGAGGACAAAGAAATAGATGATTTTGATGATTTGCAACAAGAAGGATTAGTTCAGCGTTTTGAGTACACATTTGAGTTGCTTTGGAAGACGCTCAA
- a CDS encoding HEPN domain-containing protein, whose amino-acid sequence MDSNRELAKYRINSANEILADAKLLYDHDSYNSSASRSYYAMFNALRAILALDGRDFKKHSAVISYFQREYIKTRTFDAEISDFVRTAFAIRSDTDYQDFFEVSAEDAKRQIDNAAEVISAVTEYLHRHFD is encoded by the coding sequence ATGGACAGCAATAGAGAATTGGCAAAATATAGAATAAACTCTGCGAATGAAATTCTGGCGGATGCAAAATTACTGTATGATCATGACAGTTATAACAGTAGCGCTTCGCGATCTTATTACGCGATGTTCAATGCATTGAGAGCCATCTTGGCCCTTGACGGAAGAGACTTTAAAAAACACTCGGCGGTAATTTCGTATTTTCAGCGGGAGTATATTAAAACGAGGACTTTTGATGCGGAAATATCGGATTTTGTCCGAACAGCCTTTGCGATAAGAAGTGACACGGATTATCAGGATTTTTTCGAGGTGTCTGCGGAAGATGCTAAAAGGCAGATCGACAATGCGGCGGAAGTTATTTCCGCAGTCACGGAGTATTTACACAGGCATTTTGATTGA